In Pochonia chlamydosporia 170 chromosome 3, whole genome shotgun sequence, the following are encoded in one genomic region:
- a CDS encoding Inorganic pyrophosphatase (similar to Metarhizium acridum CQMa 102 XP_007814156.1): MYLTLMHLALLPLGVIGVAAQNSSYTLREVGARNTVDWRIWLEKNGNPISPWHDVPLYPDNKPGPIVNFVVEIPRWTDGKIETQRNEPLNPLFHDTKKKKPRFVASFWPHKSYPFLYGSIPQTWENSNKKDNYTGFVGDNDPVDLFDISSISPGYTGEVRQVKILGGLAMIDDNTTDWKVIAIDVRDPLANLVNSVEEVDKYRPGLTKSFHDWFVYYKVARGQGLNTIIGNNYVNARFMNAKLAESHEHWRNLVLGKEERGEINIWQTTNPRACKSYVKSEEATDRFKIPAKANVLPAAGRPAPYDRWYYVDGDFKLITVPGDVVEVE; this comes from the exons ATGTATTTGACATTGATGCATTTGGCGCTTCTGCCGCTGGGAGTaattggtgttgctgcgCAGAATTCCTCGTACACGCTTCGAGAAGTGGGCGCTCGAAACACAGTT GACTGGCGAATCTGGCTCGAGAAAAACGGCAACCCCATCTCCCCATGGCACGACGTCCCCTTATACCCGGACAACAAGCCCGGTCCCATTGTCAACTTTGTAGTTGAAATCCCGCGCTGGACCGACGGCAAGATTGAGACGCAGCGCAATGAGCCGCTCA ACCCCCTCTTCCAcgacaccaagaagaagaaacctCGCTTCGTGGCTAGTTTCTGGCCGCACAAGTCGTATCCCTTCTTGTACGGGTCCATCCCCCAGACGTGGGAGAACTCCAATAAAAAGGACAACTATACAGGTTTTGTGGGAGATAACGATCCAGTTGATTTATTCGACATTAGCTCCATTTC GCCCGGATACACAGGCGAGGTGAGGCAGGTCAAGATTCTGGGGGGCCTAGCCATGATTGAC GATAACACGACGGACTGGAAGgtcattgccattgatgtTCGCGACCCGCTCGCCAACCTCGTCAACT CCGTCGAAGAAGTCGATAAATATAGACCCGGTCTAACCAAGTCTTTCCACGACTGGTTTGTC TACTACAAAGTCGCCCGCGGTCAGGGCctgaacaccatcatcggGAACAACTACGTCAACGCGCGGTTCATGAACGCCAAGCTCGCTGAGAGCCATGAGCACTGGCGGAACCTCGTTTTGGGCAAGGAGGAGCGCGGGGAGATTAATATCTGGCAGACTACGAACCCGCGCGCGTGCAAGTCGTATGTGAAGTCGGAGGAGGCGACGGACAGGTTCAAGATTCCGGCGAAGGCGAATGTTTTGCCGGCGGCGGGGAGGCCCGCACCGTATGATAGGTGGTATTATGTTGATGGGGATTTTAAGTTGATTACGGTGCCgggggatgtggttgaggttgagtaG
- a CDS encoding C6 zinc finger domain-containing protein (similar to Metarhizium robertsii ARSEF 23 XP_011411234.1): MSYGNGAAEGNNQFNFNLLAGLECDPTAIPLAARQNEDGGSEQDCLTPHTASNTAFELQPSTTVGSPTQTQLHPDIALDLQQPGSRLYFAKQLTDGVTQVFPNNLSHIPYRHQDAFIPQAELLLASSPFHLPHQPPPHQAQSTDINYVGRDCFLRAGPAVGQTAAVNDEPFLDPNLLSHNTLSEVPPCNVQISSGSQLNAQAPAFHPHQPLRDFEHPAAQDITWDASTGNFLQGNVNEQNIPPHIPAITFSGPESNEYSGGEPQQTTTPNCYSALAFSLGPLTQPSTYTETIDTGSHFWTEFGSPASASAYSPLSTSISWPASQHEYPISNPTPSTFSGPSRRGAVPLSRSTSARTSASHETNESGPRRGRRTGPMDPTRNKQAQISRSQKLVCAICKFRKVKCDRKEVRGICGECKKSGKPCVSHFFFRDLSDLPEFHFGQFLINSAVIPDVLKPLLTHTVDFTGIQNCLDIFSQTHNIRIKGDGGVWFDLDLAAWQQGWAEEKVEYDTWGCPCTVDDFVTSKQRWQDIKRWRDLLVVSSPHQGNWDDPLEALNVLNKMSGCMTFFLIPKSEVVGPAIGYETLDLQNNSHEILIFVAMLTFERVRHQMQLRAYSALEQRLSWGFPRNIRATENAKTVRILGHILLSLRRCIATCKATRNWKTFHHGPLAEHLGQWGQANFEPPAVRRVVVFCFQLYVHFFERYSKMSPDAKQCYRQDGPQYIIHPYTRIVTREYPPTDTDGSKDAFNDWMKEADWPFRLLG; this comes from the exons ATGAGCTACGGAAACGGTGCAGCTGAAGGAAACAACCAATTCAATTTCAACCTGCTTGCCGGCCTCGAATGTGATCCCACTGCTATTCCTCTGGCCGCACGCCAGAatgaagatggtggcagCGAACAAGACTGCTTGACACCACATACCGCCAGCAACACTGCCTTTGAGCTTCAACCGTCTACCACTGTGGGCTCGCCAACTCAAACACAACTTCATCCAGATATTGCATTGGACTTGCAACAACCCGGGTCGCGCTTATATTTTGCTAAGCAATTGACAGATGGCGTTACTCAAGTATTTCCCAATAACTTGAGCCACATTCCTTATCGACACCAAGACGCCTTCATCCCTCAGGCGGAGCTCTTGCTTGCGAGCTCTCCATTTCACCTACCacaccaaccaccaccacaccaggCCCAATCTACCGACATCAACTATGTTGGTCGGGATTGTTTTCTACGAGCGGGTCCTGCTGTTGGACAAACGGCAGCTGTCAACGACGAACCGTTTTTAGATCCCAATCTACTGTCACACAATACGCTTTCCGAGGTGCCGCCCTGCAATGTTCAAATTAGCTCCGGTTCGCAATTGAACGCTCAAGCGCCCGCCTTCCATCCGCACCAACCTCTGAGAGATTTCGAACACCCAGCAGCACAAGATATTACATGGGACGCATCGACGGGTAATTTTTTGCAAGGCAATGTAAATGAACAGAACATCCCACCTCACATCCCTGCTATCACCTTCTCCGGGCCAGAAAGCAACGAGTATAGTGGCGGCGAGCCTCAACAGACCACTACACCCAACTGCTACAGCGCTCTAGCATTCTCTCTGGGCCCTCTCACACAGCCCTCGACTTACACTGAGACAATCGACACTGGGTCTCATTTCTGGACAGAATTTGGCAGCCCGGCATCAGCTTCCGCATATTCTCCACTATCTACATCAATTAGCTGGCCTGCCTCTCAGCACGAATATCCTATATCCAACCCAACGCCCTCAACCTTTAGCGGACCCTCTCGTAGAGGTGCCGTACCACTATCTCGTTCAACGTCTGCCCGCACCAGCGCTAGTCACGAAACGAATGAATCAGGGCCACGGAGGGGCCGGCGCACAGGTCCAATGGACCCTACAAGGAACAAGCAGGCTCAAATTTCTAGATCGCAAAAGCTCGTTTGTGCGATTTGTAAATTCCGAAAAGTTAAG TGTGACAGGAAAGAGGTTAGAGGTATCTGTGGCGAATGCAAGAAGAGTGGTAAGCCATGTGTTAGCCACTTCTTCTTCCGTGACCTCAGTGATCTACCCGAGTTTCATTTTG GGCAATTCTTGATAAATTCAGCCGTCATTCCGGACGTGCTCAAGCCTCTCTTGACCCACACGGTAGACTTCACAGGAATCCAAAACTGCTTAGACATCTTCAGTCAAACCCATAATATTCGTATTAAAGGTGACGGCGGAGTGTGGTTTGACCTGGACTTAGCCGCATGGCAACAGGGTTGGGCGGAAGAAAAAGTTGAATACGACACCTGGGGCTGTCCTTGCACTGTAGATGACTTCGTCACCAGCAAacaaagatggcaagacATCAAGCGATGGCGGGATCTTCTGGTAGTATCAAGCCCACACCAAGGGAACTGGGACGACCCATTAGAGGCCCTCAACGTCCTCAACAAGATGTCAGGTTGCATGACATTTTTTCTAATTCCCAAATCAGAAGTAGTTGGGCCTGCAATTGGATACGAAACCCTCGACCTTCAGAATAACTCGCACGAGATATTGATTTTCGTCGCGATGCTCACTTTTGAACGAGTTcggcatcaaatgcagcttCGCGCCTATAGCGCCTTGGAACAGAGGCTGAGTTGGGGATTCCCTCGCAATATCAGAGCGACCGAAAACGCCAAGACTGTGAGAATCCTGGGTCACATTTTACTCTCGCTGCGCCGTTGTATTGCAACGTGCAAAGCGACTCGAAATTGGAAAACCTTTCACCATGGTCCGCTGGCCGAACACCTAGGTCAGTGGGGGCAGGCGAACTTTGAACCTCCTGCCGTAAGGCGTGTGGTAGTGTTTTGCTTCCAACTCTATGTTCATTTTTTCGAGCGTTATAGTAAAATGAGCCCGGATGCGAAGCAGTGTTATCGACAGGATGGACCACAGTATATCATACATCCCTATACGAGAATTGTTACGAGAGAATACCCCCCGACGGACACGGACGGAAGCAAAGACGCTTTCAACGATTGGATGAAAGAAGCCGACTGGCCGTTTCGATTACTTGGATGA
- a CDS encoding iron sulfur cluster assembly protein (similar to Metarhizium acridum CQMa 102 XP_007814159.1), giving the protein MFSLRAPFRTIRAMPSPIAAAVAPQMAGRRFYHDKDKFPWDNAPRNPGSMDKKDPAVGTGLVGAPACGDVMKLQIRVDEATGTITDAKFKTFGCGSAIASSSYLTELVKGMRLEDASKIKNVDISKELCLPPVKLHCSMLAEDAIKAAIADYHGKNPKAKITDLAGTAKTIRETMQQAA; this is encoded by the exons ATGTTTTCATTAAGAGCGCCGTTCCGCACAATCCGGGCCATGCCCTCGCCCATCGCCGCTGCGGTCGCTCCCCAAATGGCTGGTCGACGATTCTACCATGATAAAGATAAGTTTCCCTGGGATAATGC ACCCCGAAACCCGGGttccatggacaagaaggaccCCGCTGTCGGCACTGGACTCGTCGGCGCTCCTGCATGCGGCGACGTCATGAAGCTGCAGATTCGAGTAGATGAGGCTACGGGCACTATTACCgatgccaagttcaagacGTTTGGATGCGGTTCCGCAATCGCCAGCTCGAGCTATTTGACTGAACTGGTAAAGGGGATGCGAT TGGAGGACGCTTCCAAGATCAAGAACGTCGATATTTCAAAGGAACTCTGCCTACCCCCCGTGAAGC TCCACTGCTCCATGCTTGCCGAAGACGCTATCAAggccgccatcgccgactACCACGGCAAGAaccccaaggccaagatcACCGATCTGGCTGGCACCGCCAAGACGATTCGAGAGACTATGCAGCAAGCTGCTTAA
- a CDS encoding trehalase precursor (similar to Pyrenophora tritici-repentis Pt-1C-BFP XP_001941464.1), with protein MPNKRLFAVSLAATATAIYINGSVVAPCDSPIYCHGQILKEIELARPFSDSKTFVDMPAIKPLEEIQTAFAKLARPITNNTALNDFLATHFADAGNELQEVPKSQLHTDAQFLASINDTVIREFTQKVIDIWPSLTRSYRPSTNCTSCPNSFIPIKRPFVVAGGRFREPYYWDSYWILEGLLRTRGSFTEIAKNTIENFLDLVEQYGIVPNGARIYYLNRSQPPMLAQMVKLYVQHTQDTSILKRAIPLLVKEHEFWMVNRTIDVLHRGKTYTLNRYAVHNTQPRPESYREDYETARNSSYYAPSGIIYPERKALNESQYQDLYANIATSAESGWDFSSRWLRNPADSGREVYFPLRSMNAKNIVPVCLNSILYGNEVAIAGFFNDTGNTTASVEWMRRAKQRSEAMHAVMWNDTLSSYFDYNTTSSTQNIYIYADDDASPLDTRTAPPGHQVLFHVGQFYPFWQGSAPAHLKHNPHTIKTIYARISSYLALRKGGIPATNVKANQQWDQPNVWPPLMHILMKGLLNTPATFGRDDPAYRDVRELAVALAQRYLDSTFCTWLATGGSTSLTPKAGKGVGVMFEKYSDEAVNVAGGGGEYEVVEGFGWTNGVLIWAVDEFGGELTRPVCGDVTKKKGRKRSAVELDVGDARRVKRFGGM; from the exons ATGCCAAACAAACGGCTCTTTGCTGTCTCGCTGGCGgcaacagccacagcaaTCTACATCAATGGCTCTGTCGTCGCGCCCTGCGACTCCCCCATCTACTGCCACGGCCAGATCCTCAAGGAGATTGAACTAGCCAGACCATTCTCCGACTCCAAAACCTTTGTAGATAT GCCGGCTATCAAACCTCTCGAGGAAATACAAACCGCCTTCGCCAAACTCGCCAgacccatcaccaacaacaccgccCTAAACGACTTCCTCGCCACACATTTCGCCGACGCAGGCAACGAGCTCCAAGAAGTGCCCAAGTCCCAACTCCACACCGACGCCCAGTTCctcgcctccatcaacgacaccGTCATCCGGGAATTCACCCAAAAAGTAATCGACATCTGGCCCTCCCTCACGCGCTCGTACCGCCCCTCCACAAACTGCACCTCCTGTcccaacagcttcatccccATCAAGCGGCCCTTCGTCGTGGCAGGCGGCCGCTTCCGCGAGCCCTACTACTGGGACTCGTACTGGATCCTCGAGGGCCTCCTCCGCACGCGGGGGTCGTTCACGGAAATCGCCAAGAACACGATTGAGAACTTTCTGGATCTCGTGGAGCAGTATGGGATTGTGCCCAACGGCGCGCGGATATACTACCTCAACAGGTCGCAGCCGCCTATGCTCGCGCAAATGGTGAAGCTGTACGTGCAGCATACACAGGACACGAGCATTCTCAAGCGAGCGATCCCGCTTCTCGTGAAGGAGCATGAGTTCTGGATGGTGAACCGCACGATTGATGTTCTGCACCGGGGCAAGACGTACACGCTGAATCGGTATGCCGTGCATAATACGCAGCCGCGGCCGGAATCCTACAGAGAGGACTATGAGACGGCGCGGAATTCGTCGTACTACGCTCCCAGTGGGATTATATACCCCGAGAGAAAAGCGCTGAACGAGTCGCAGTACCAGGATTTATATGCGAATATAGCGACGAGCGCGGAGAGCGGCTGGGATTTCAGTTCGCGCTGGTTGAGGAATCCTGCTGATTCAGGGCGGGAAGTGTACTTTCCCCTGCGGAGTATGAATGCGAAGAACATTGTGCCCGTGTGTCTCAACTCTATTCTATATGGAAACGAGGTCGCCATCGCGGGCTTCTTCAACGATACGGGCAACACAACCGCGAGTGTAGAATGGATGCGACGCGCAAAACAACGCAGCGAAGCCATGCACGCGGTGATGTGGAACGACACCCTCTCCAGCTACTTCGACTacaacaccacatcatccacccAAAACATCTACATCTACGCAGACGACGACGCCTCACCACTAGACACGCGCACCGCACCACCAGGCCACCAAGTCCTCTTCCACGTCGGTCAATTCTACCCCTTCTGGCAGGGTTCCGCGCCAGCACACCTCAAGCACAACCCGCACACCATAAAGACGATATACGCCCGCATATCGAGCTACCTCGCCCTCCGAAAGGGCGGCATCCCCGCCACGAACGTCAAGGCCAACCAGCAGTGGGACCAGCCGAACGTGTGGCCGCCCCTGATGCACATCCTCATGAAGGGGCTGCTCAACACGCCTGCTACGTTTGGGAGGGACGACCCTGCGTATAGGGATGTTCGCGAGTTGGCGGTGGCGTTGGCGCAGAGATATCTCGATTCGACGTTTTGCACTTGGCTGGCCACGGGGGGGAGTACGTCGCTTACACCGAAGGCGGGCAAGGGCGTGGGCGTCATGTTTGAAAAGTATAGTGATGAGGCGGTGAATGTTGcggggggagggggggagTATGAGGTCGTGGAGGGGTTTGGGTGGACGAACGGGGTGTTGATTTGGGCGGTGGATGAGTTTGGGGGTGAGTTGACGAGGCCGGTTTGTGGGGATgtgacgaagaagaaggggagAAAGAGGAGTGCGGTTGAGTTGGATGTTGGGGATGCGAGGAGGGTGAAGAGGTTTGGCGGGATGTGA
- a CDS encoding DNA-directed RNA polymerase I polypeptide 2 (similar to Aspergillus terreus NIH2624 XP_001215005.1): MAPSATNTKWDHQYDTLRRQNLFQNPPKDHSAYPALQLAVNPHIESFNGMFRDDGKKGLLAHGVADIGTKTFLDGDDRTGPEGKNRLHIRIKDVSLHKPQVPPSNKMARNREVLPAECRERHVTYRGRLSATFEYTVNGGDPVEFVRELGQVPIMIKSNRCHLENNSPAQLVQRKEESEELGGYFIVNGIEKVIRLLQVNKRNFPMAINRPSFQNRGLGYTPYGIILRSVRPDETSQTNALHYLNDGGVTFRFSWRKNEYLIPVVMILKALVETNDREIFEGLIGPMGSKATENTFLTDRVELLLRTYKGYGLYSKSQTRAHLGEKFRVVLGVPESMSDYEVGTEFLRRIVLVHLGNINVTEEQDADKFKMLLFMTRKLYALAAGECAVDNPDALQNQEILLGGFLYSQILKERLDEFLSVGVRTSLRDFLRRHPEVSFTSEDFRKEFPTAIFRKANENLGNALEYFLSTGNLQSPSGLDLQQTAGFTVVAEKLNFLRFISHFRMVHRGAFFAQLKTTAVRKLLPESWGFMCPVHTPDGSPCGLLNHLAHKCKIMTDHVDVSKIPALAKELGVVDASSALTSENVVVMMDGKILGWCSPKESLRIADCLRYWKVEGTHGVPLQLEIGYVPASNGGSYPGVYITSTPARMVRPVKYLPLQRQDFVGPYEQPYMSIAVVPQEIENGLSTHVEFDPTNMLSILANMTPFSDFNQSPRNMYQCQMGKQTMGTPGTAIRYRTDNKSYRIQTGQTPIVRAPLHNDYGFDNFPNGMNAVVAVISYTGYDMDDAMILNKSAHERGFGHGTIYKTKKISLKDDSRTRATKSVTKAFGFAPHSYVSASHQGMLDDDGLPHVGRLVQEGDVICAWHTVTPDYNGNLVNLDGITHYEKYKDSETGFVEEVRLIGAETGNEPLQTISLKFRVPRSPIIGDKFSSRHGQKGVASQKWPAIDMPFSESGIQPDVIINPHAFPSRMTIGMFVESLAGKAGALHGLAQDSTPFKFDEENTAADYFGHQLMKAGYNYHGNEPMYSGITGEELGADIYIGVVYYQRLRHMVNDKYQVRTTGPVVPTTGQPIQGRKRGGGIRVGEMERDALLAHGTAFLLQDRLLNCSDYTKSWICRRCGSFLSVQPTVSQFAPSKKKAPSMVRCRNCATKLDETDGIDLTEIQGEIWEDGQGNYWVGGDETTQVVVPGALKYLDVELAAMGVKLKYKINKGDEPRKGVMRPMGRPKAIKA; the protein is encoded by the exons ATGGCTCCCTCGGCGACAAATACAAAATGGGATCACCAATACGACACCCTGCGACGTCAAAATCTCTTCCAGAACCCGCCCAAAGACCATTCTGCATATCCCGCTCTTCAATTAGCCGTCAACCCTCACATCGAATCCTTCAATGGCATGTTCCGAGATGACGGAAAGAAAGGACTTCTCGCCCACGGAGTGGCAGACATTGGAACAAAAACTTTTCTCGATGGTGATGATAGAACTGGTCCAGAAGGCAAAAACCGACTGCATATTCGAATCAAGGACGTGAGCTTGCACAAGCCACAGGTTCCTCCTTCAAACAAGATGGCGCGAAACCGTGAAGTCCTACCCGCCGAGTGCAGAGAACGGCACGTCACATATAGGGGTCGGCTTTCTGCCACGTTTGAATATACAGTCAATGGGGGTGATCCTGTTGAGTTTGTTCGAGAATTGGGGCAGGTACCCATCATGATAAAG TCAAATCGATGCCACTTAGAAAACAACTCGCCTGCTCAGCTGGTGCAACGAAAGGAGGAATCCGAAGAGCTCGGCGGCTacttcatcgtcaacggcATTGAAAAGGTGATCAGATTACTACAAGTGAACAAGCGAAATTTCCCGATGGCTATCAATCGACCTAGCTTCCAAAACCGAGGCTTGGGATACACCCCGTACGGTATCATTTTGCGATCCGTTCGCCCCGATGAGACCTCCCAGACCAACGCACTTCATTACCTTAATGACGGCGGCGTCACTTTCCGATTTTCATGGCGAAAGAATGAGTACTTGATTCCTGTCGTTATGATCCTCAAGGCTTTGGTGGAGACAAATGATCGTGAAATTTTCGAAGGACTGATTGGACCCATGGGATCAAAGGCAACGGAGAATACCTTCTTGACGGATCGAGTCGAGTTACTTCTGCGAACCTACAAGGGTTATGGACTCTACAGCAAATCACAGACCCGAGCTCACCTCGGAGAAAAGTTTCGAGTCGTGCTAGGTGTGCCGGAAAGCATGTCAGACTACGAAGTTGGTACTGAGTTTTTGAGACGCATTGTTCTGGTTCACTTGGGCAACATCAACGTAACTGAGGAACAGGATGCCGACAAGTTTAAGATGCTGTTGTTTATGACCCGCAAATTGTATGCACTGGCCGCTGGCGAATGTGCTGTTGACAATCCTGATGCTCTTCAAAACCAGGAGATTCTTCTGGGTGGCTTCTTGTACAGCCAAATTCTAAAGGAGCGACTTGATGAATTCCTGAGTGTTGGTGTCCGCACATCTCTTCGCGATTTCCTCAGGCGACATCCCGAAGTCTCCTTTACGTCAGAAGATTTCAGAAAGGAGTTCCCAACTGCGATTTTCAGAAAGGCAAATGAAAATCTTGGCAATGCGCTTGAATACTTTTTATCTACTGGAAACTTGCAAAGCCCGTCAGGATTGGACCTGCAACAGACTGCTGGTTTTACGGTTGTGGCTGAGAAGCTCAACTTCCTTCGATTCATCAGCCATTTCCGCATGGTCCATCGTGGTGCCTTTTTCGCTCaattgaagacgacggcAGTGCGAAAACTGCTCCCGGAGTCATGGGGATTCATGTGTCCCGTTCACACGCCCGATGGTTCGCCCTGTGGCCTGTTGAATCACTTGGCTCACAAGTGTAAGATTATGACGGATCACGTTGACGTGTCCAAGATTCCGGCGcttgccaaggagcttggtGTAGTGGACGCGTCTTCTGCTCTTACGAGCGAGAATGTCGTCGTTATGATGGACGGCAAGATTCTCGGGTGGTGCAGTCCGAAGGAGTCACTTAGAATAGCAGACTGCCTGCGGTACTGGAAAGTCGAGGGTACTCATGGCGTACCATTGCAACTAGAGATTGGATATGTGCCCGCATCGAATGGAGGTTCATACCCCGGTGTCTACATTACATCGACTCCTGCACGCATGGTCCGACCCGTCAAGTATCTCCCTCTGCAAAGGCAAGACTTTGTCGGACCGTATGAGCAGCCATACATGTCCATTGCTGTTGTCCCGCAAGAGATAGAAAACGGCTTGTCCACCCACGTCGAGTTCGATCCCACCAACATGCTGTCCATCCTGGCTAACATGACGCCATTTTCCGATTTCAACCAGTCTCCCCGTAACATGTACCAATGTCAGATGGGTAAACAAACCATGGGCACACCTGGCACAGCAATACGGTACCGAACAGACAACAAGTCGTACAGAATTCAGACTGGGCAGACTCCAATTGTCCGCGCACCGTTACACAATGACTACGGGTTCGACAACTTCCCCAATGGTATGAATGCCGTCGTTGCTGTCATCTCTTACACTGGCTATGACATGGACGACGCTATGATCTTGAACAAGTCAGCACACGAAAGAGGCTTCGGACACGGTACCATTtacaagaccaagaagatttCACTCAAGGACGATTCAAGAACGCGTGCAACAAAGAGCGTGACCAAGGCCTTTGGATTCGCACCTCACAGCTACGTCAGCGCTTCACACCAAGGCATgcttgatgacgacggtCTTCCTCATGTAGGACGTCTGGTTCAAGAAGGAGACGTCATATGCGCATGGCACACCGTCACGCCCGACTACAACGGCAACCTCGTCAACCTGGACGGCATCACCCATTACGAAAAGTACAAAGACAGCGAGACAGGTTTCGTCGAAGAAGTCCGGCTCATTGGTGCGGAGACGGGCAATGAACCCCTGCAAACCATCTCCCTCAAGTTCCGTGTCCCACGATCCCCCATCATCGGAGACAAGTTCTCGTCTCGTCACGGTCAAAAGGGTGTTGCGTCACAAAAATGGCCCGCCATCGATATGCCCTTCTCGGAGAGCGGTATCCAACCGGACGTCATTATCAACCCGCACGCTTTCCCGTCGCGTATGACGATTGGCATGTTTGTCGAGTCCCTCGCCGGCAAGGCCGGTGCCCTCCACGGCCTTGCCCAAGACTCAACCCCGTTCAAGTTTGACGAAGAAAACACGGCGGCCGACTACTTTGGCCACCAGCTCATGAAGGCCGGGTACAACTACCATGGCAACGAACCCATGTACTCCGGCATCACGGGCGAAGAGCTCGGCGCCGACATCTACATTGGTGTCGTCTACTACCAGCGTCTGCGTCACATGGTCAACGACAAGTACCAAGTGCGAACTACTGGTCCCGTCGTCCCCACGACCGGCCAGCCCATCCAGGGCAGAAAGCGCGGTGGTGGTATCCGTGTTGGTGAAATGGAGCGTGACGCGCTGCTCGCCCACGGAACAGCCTTCCTCCTTCAAGACAGACTGCTCAACTGCTCCGATTACACCAAGTCGTGGATCTGCCGGCGCTGCGGGTCATTTTTGTCGGTACAACCGACGGTTTCGCAGTTCGCCCCCAGTAAGAAGAAGGCGCCGTCTATGGTGCGGTGTCGAAACTGTGCCACGAAGCTGGATGAGACGGATGGAATTGACCTCACGGAGATTCAGGGCGAGATTTGGGAAGATGGCCAGGGTAATTACTGGGTTGGCGGTGACGAGACGACGCAGGTTGTTGTGCCTGGAGCGTTGAAGTACCTGGATGTTGAATTGGCAGCCATGGGAGTCAAGTTGAAGTATAAGATTAACAAGGGGGATGAGCCTAGGAAGGGGGTTATGCGGCCGATGGGGAGGCCAAAAGCTATCAAGGCGTAG